One window from the genome of Sesamum indicum cultivar Zhongzhi No. 13 linkage group LG15, S_indicum_v1.0, whole genome shotgun sequence encodes:
- the LOC105178097 gene encoding transcription factor HEC3: MDLSHHRFTNTTWEPYNIPMDQGHLLQDQTPFDHHPQAQWPYFPPIHSQNEPSDSSPTQLLPSPNFDQMGSAAFKASEAGDHQDDEPEEELGAMKEMMFKIAAMQPVDIDPATIRKPRRRNVRISDDPQSSVAARHRRERISEKIRILQRLVPGGTKMDTASMLDEAIRYVKFLKRQIRILQANHHQPPCIGIATPTGAATAEEWVAVTTKATATATAAAGTSSSYLFGGNNNNDGAGDDISIPYVLI, from the exons ATGGATTTGAGCCATCACAGGTTCACAAACACCACTTGGGAGCCATACAACATTCCCATGGATCAAGGCCATCTGCTCCAAGATCAAACCCCTTTTGATCATCATCCACAAGCACAATGGCCTTACTTTCCTCCAATTCACAGCCAAAACGAGCCGTCGGATTCCTCGCCCACGCAACTCCTCCCGTCTCCGAATTTCGACCAAATGGGCTCTGCAGCCTTCAAAGCGTCAGAAGCCGGAGATCATCAAGACGACGAGCCCGAAGAGGAGTTGGGAGCCATGAAAGAGATGATGTTCAAGATCGCAGCAATGCAACCCGTCGACATCGACCCGGCCACCATCCGCAAGCCCAGGAGGCGGAACGTCCGGATCAGCGACGACCCGCAGAGC AGCGTCGCGGCCCGCCACCGCCGTGAGAGGATCAGTGAGAAGATCCGGATCCTCCAGAGACTGGTCCCCGGGGGCACTAAGATGGACACTGCTTCCATGCTGGATGAAGCCATTCGCTATGTTAAGTTCTTGAAGAGGCAAATCCGCATACTCCAGGCCAACCACCACCAGCCGCCGTGCATAGGGATCGCCACTCCCACCGGCGCCGCCACCGCTGAAGAATGGGTGGCGGTAACAACCAAGGccaccgccaccgccaccGCGGCAGCAGGGACGTCGTCTTCGTACTTGTTTGGAGGGAACAACAATAACGATGGGGCAGGTGATGATATATCAATCccatatgttttaatttaa